From Candidatus Gastranaerophilales bacterium, one genomic window encodes:
- the aroH gene encoding chorismate mutase, translating into MMTRGIRGAITVDENTPEDISKATITLLTELLIKNQVKNEDISHVVFTLTKDLDAAFPAKFARESLNWDFIPMVCFNELKVEGSLKKCLRVLVVANTDKNQKDIFHVYLKGAKVLRPDLS; encoded by the coding sequence ATGATGACTAGGGGGATAAGGGGAGCTATTACAGTTGATGAAAATACTCCAGAAGATATATCAAAGGCTACTATAACGCTCTTAACTGAATTATTGATTAAAAATCAGGTTAAAAATGAGGATATTTCACATGTCGTTTTTACTCTGACTAAAGATTTAGATGCTGCATTTCCTGCTAAATTTGCTCGAGAATCCTTAAATTGGGATTTTATACCAATGGTTTGTTTTAACGAATTGAAAGTTGAAGGTTCTTTGAAAAAATGTTTGAGAGTTTTGGTGGTTGCAAATACTGATAAAAATCAGAAAGACATTTTTCATGTTTATTTGAAGGGTGCTAAAGTTCTTCGTCCGGATTTGTCTTAA
- the fmt gene encoding methionyl-tRNA formyltransferase produces MIKIVFMGTPQIAVNSIMKLLNFADIRILGVVTQPDRPSGRGKKIVAPPIKICAEQNGIPVFQTASIRKDEALIEKLKTLDVDYFVTFAFGQLLSQEVLNIPKIATINMHASMLPKYRGANPIQRCIYNGDKETGITTMVTELGLDSGDICMSEKIEITDNMTNLELSDIISEKAPFLIYQTLNGISSGELVPEKQDEKLVSLAKKFVKEDGLINWKNSALSIHNQIRSMVDWPCSYTHFEGKCLKILSSEVVDFENELNSISGEVVAISKSGITIKTGEGSLLVKKVKPESKGEMDARAWANGVKLSVGKSFEIEKNGEIKNDD; encoded by the coding sequence ATGATTAAGATTGTATTTATGGGCACGCCTCAAATTGCTGTAAATAGCATCATGAAGCTTTTGAATTTTGCTGATATAAGAATTTTAGGAGTTGTAACGCAACCGGATAGACCATCAGGAAGAGGGAAAAAAATTGTTGCTCCTCCTATAAAAATTTGTGCTGAACAAAATGGTATTCCTGTCTTTCAGACTGCTTCGATAAGAAAAGATGAGGCGTTAATTGAAAAGTTAAAAACTCTCGATGTCGATTATTTTGTGACGTTTGCTTTTGGGCAACTTCTATCTCAAGAAGTTTTAAATATTCCTAAAATAGCGACAATAAATATGCATGCTTCAATGTTGCCAAAATACAGAGGGGCAAATCCTATCCAAAGATGTATTTATAATGGCGATAAGGAAACCGGAATAACCACTATGGTTACTGAGTTGGGGCTCGATAGCGGTGATATTTGTATGTCTGAAAAAATTGAAATAACAGATAATATGACAAATTTGGAGCTTTCAGATATTATCAGCGAAAAAGCACCTTTCCTTATATATCAAACTTTAAATGGGATTTCGAGTGGCGAGTTAGTGCCTGAGAAACAAGATGAAAAATTAGTTTCATTGGCTAAAAAATTCGTAAAAGAAGATGGCTTGATTAACTGGAAAAATTCAGCCTTATCAATTCACAATCAAATTCGTTCAATGGTTGATTGGCCATGCTCTTATACGCATTTTGAGGGTAAATGTTTGAAAATTTTATCTTCTGAAGTCGTTGATTTCGAAAATGAATTAAATTCAATCTCCGGAGAGGTTGTTGCTATCTCCAAATCAGGCATAACAATCAAAACGGGCGAAGGTAGTCTTTTGGTTAAAAAAGTTAAGCCTGAAAGTAAGGGTGAGATGGATGCAAGAGCTTGGGCAAATGGTGTAAAATTATCTGTAGGCAAAAGTTTTGAAATCGAAAAAAACGGAGAGATTAAAAATGATGACTAG
- the def gene encoding peptide deformylase produces MTIRKIVKYGEPSLREKSKEVHKMSKKVQTLIDDMFDTMYAKNGVGLAASQLGENLRIFVIDTSTGRQKLRPMVFVNPKIIKKSGALDSLEGCLSFPEAYTNVRRYSYIMIKALDKKGRPFVLEVEAEKDLLLTKAIQHEFDHLDGVLFIDRARNRFAADKELIDHGLPPIDVDFLIEDEELEKAVVATGKVEKFEDD; encoded by the coding sequence TTGACAATAAGAAAAATAGTAAAATATGGAGAACCTTCTCTAAGAGAAAAATCCAAAGAAGTTCATAAAATGTCAAAAAAAGTCCAAACATTGATAGATGATATGTTTGACACAATGTATGCTAAAAATGGAGTTGGGTTAGCGGCTTCACAGCTTGGCGAGAATTTACGTATATTTGTAATCGACACATCTACTGGCAGACAAAAACTCAGACCAATGGTTTTTGTGAATCCAAAAATTATTAAAAAATCAGGTGCTTTGGATAGTTTAGAAGGTTGTTTGAGCTTTCCTGAGGCATACACTAACGTCCGTCGATATAGCTACATTATGATAAAAGCTCTTGATAAAAAAGGACGTCCTTTTGTATTAGAGGTTGAGGCTGAAAAAGATTTACTTTTAACAAAAGCAATTCAACATGAATTCGACCATTTAGATGGCGTTTTGTTTATCGACAGAGCCAGAAATCGCTTTGCTGCGGATAAAGAACTTATTGACCATGGTTTACCTCCAATAGATGTTGATTTTTTGATTGAAGATGAAGAACTTGAAAAAGCCGTTGTTGCTACAGGTAAGGTTGAAAAATTCGAAGATGATTAA
- a CDS encoding MraY family glycosyltransferase, with translation MTILQLSEAQIIGAIISFILGVFIVPVVIYISEKKGLVDQPNARKIHSIPIPRLGGVAIWLSTMFTFLFLIVLSYYPYGSLLSGILLGSSLMFLLGLIDDIYMLDAKFKLFIQISIATIVFCLGIRIETIYNPFGASIVLNPIVSYILTLGWIVGISNAINFIDGVDGLAGSVITISSVTLGLLAAAMVPSNTVTALIAFILAGSMLAFLSYNFHPAKIFMGDSGALFGGFLLATLSITGITKTASPAMYMPLIVLSVPIIDITFSSLRRIAKGTSPFVADAEHIHHKLLKAGFSQNKTVLILATFALFSGALATMIVSTSLVKYFLYAVGISFVMLLLNFLAKK, from the coding sequence ATGACAATTCTACAGCTATCAGAGGCACAAATAATAGGAGCTATCATCTCGTTCATTCTAGGTGTTTTTATTGTTCCTGTTGTGATTTATATATCAGAAAAAAAGGGACTGGTTGACCAGCCGAATGCAAGGAAAATCCATTCTATCCCGATTCCTCGACTTGGAGGCGTTGCTATTTGGTTGAGTACAATGTTTACTTTTTTGTTCTTGATTGTTTTGAGTTATTATCCTTATGGCTCTTTGCTTTCAGGTATTTTATTAGGAAGCTCTCTGATGTTTCTTTTGGGCTTAATTGATGATATTTATATGCTCGATGCTAAATTTAAATTGTTTATTCAAATAAGTATTGCGACTATTGTTTTTTGTTTAGGTATAAGGATAGAAACCATCTATAACCCCTTTGGAGCGTCTATTGTTCTGAATCCTATAGTATCTTATATTTTGACTTTGGGATGGATTGTCGGGATAAGTAATGCTATCAACTTCATAGATGGTGTCGACGGGCTTGCCGGGTCTGTAATTACGATTAGTTCTGTAACTTTAGGACTTTTAGCAGCTGCAATGGTTCCGTCAAATACAGTTACTGCCTTGATTGCATTTATATTAGCCGGTTCTATGCTTGCATTCTTGAGTTACAATTTCCACCCCGCAAAGATATTTATGGGTGATTCAGGCGCTCTTTTCGGAGGCTTTTTACTTGCTACTTTATCTATTACCGGTATTACAAAAACCGCATCTCCTGCTATGTATATGCCTTTAATTGTTTTGTCTGTTCCGATTATTGATATTACTTTTTCTTCATTACGAAGAATTGCGAAAGGAACATCACCTTTTGTTGCTGATGCCGAGCATATTCATCATAAGCTTTTAAAAGCAGGCTTTTCACAAAATAAAACAGTTTTGATATTGGCTACATTTGCATTGTTCTCAGGTGCTTTGGCTACAATGATTGTCAGCACTTCACTTGTGAAATATTTCTTGTACGCAGTTGGTATTTCTTTCGTGATGTTATTGCTAAATTTTTTGGCAAAAAAATAG
- a CDS encoding serine hydroxymethyltransferase, which yields MELDIIKNTDPQIAQYIEDELQRQRNTIELIASENFTSKAVMAACGTVLTNKYAEGKPHKRFYNGCDNIDKIEEIAQQRAQKLFNMDHANVQPHSGAQANMAVFMYAVKPGDTVMGMDLSNGGHLSHGSPVNFSGLYFNIVSYGVNDKGEIDYDEVEKLAMQHKPKLIICGASNYSKVIDFKKFREIADKAGALLMADIAHIAGLVAGGEHPSPAGYAQFVTTTTHKTLRGPRGGIIMCDAEYAQGIDKAVFPGIQGGPLEHIIAGKAIALKEASEPQFKEYAKQVKKNAKALADSLIDEGMDIVGGGTENHVMTLDLRKFNKTGKDIANALEVVGITANKNTVPNDPQSPFVTSGVRLGSAAVTTRGFKEDDMIEVGKIIASTVSACDNEAALANLRARSQKLCDKYPLY from the coding sequence ATGGAACTTGATATTATAAAAAATACTGACCCGCAGATTGCTCAATATATTGAAGATGAGCTACAAAGACAAAGAAATACAATCGAATTGATAGCAAGTGAAAATTTTACATCAAAGGCTGTTATGGCCGCTTGTGGAACTGTCTTGACTAATAAATATGCAGAAGGGAAACCGCACAAAAGATTTTATAACGGTTGTGACAATATCGACAAAATTGAGGAAATTGCTCAGCAAAGAGCTCAAAAATTATTCAATATGGACCACGCAAATGTCCAACCTCACAGCGGTGCACAAGCTAATATGGCTGTATTTATGTACGCTGTAAAACCTGGTGATACTGTTATGGGCATGGATTTATCAAACGGGGGGCATTTATCTCATGGCTCACCTGTTAATTTTTCCGGTTTATATTTTAATATTGTTTCCTATGGTGTTAATGACAAGGGTGAAATCGATTATGATGAAGTTGAAAAACTTGCAATGCAACACAAGCCAAAATTAATAATTTGTGGTGCAAGTAATTACTCAAAAGTCATTGATTTTAAAAAATTCAGAGAAATTGCAGATAAAGCAGGAGCTTTGTTGATGGCCGATATAGCCCATATAGCAGGACTTGTAGCAGGTGGTGAACACCCCTCTCCGGCTGGTTATGCTCAATTTGTAACTACAACAACTCACAAAACATTGAGAGGCCCCAGAGGCGGTATCATTATGTGCGATGCAGAATACGCTCAAGGTATAGACAAGGCTGTTTTCCCGGGGATTCAAGGCGGACCTTTGGAGCACATTATCGCAGGCAAAGCCATTGCTCTCAAAGAAGCTTCTGAACCTCAATTTAAAGAATATGCTAAACAAGTTAAGAAAAATGCAAAAGCACTTGCTGATTCTCTGATTGATGAAGGCATGGATATTGTCGGTGGTGGAACTGAAAACCACGTTATGACGTTAGATTTGAGAAAATTCAACAAAACCGGTAAAGACATTGCCAATGCCCTTGAAGTTGTTGGGATTACCGCAAATAAAAACACCGTCCCAAATGATCCTCAAAGTCCCTTCGTTACAAGTGGAGTAAGACTAGGCTCTGCTGCTGTTACAACCAGAGGCTTCAAGGAAGATGATATGATTGAAGTCGGCAAAATTATTGCATCCACTGTTAGTGCGTGCGATAATGAGGCTGCACTTGCAAATTTGAGAGCTCGTTCTCAAAAATTATGTGACAAATACCCGTTGTATTAA
- a CDS encoding DnaJ C-terminal domain-containing protein — translation MKSYYQKDLYKILEISKTATEAEIKTAFRKLARIYHPDVNKDASGIERFKEIKEAYEILINPQEKKYYDQYKGYINNRQNQSQAKKAYNNNGEKRTYSPPPNVKYETKSKFDENSTDHKNDKEPFTKVFNDILEGLFTTEKGTGKKTNRKQKPIKGTDITMKIEISYLESLNGTNRKVNILHTEVCPNCCGNKFINGATCHYCKGKGEISLHKKLNVKIPANVPQNAKIRVANEGNKGLYGGKNGDLFLIVDIENDKFFKYEGRNVICEIPISPYEAALGTNIEVPTLDGKVTMKIPPLTSSGQKFRLTQEGILDPKTSTKGDQVVTIRIEMPQALSLEEIQLYEKLKAISKEDVRKNIKNGK, via the coding sequence TTGAAAAGTTATTACCAAAAAGATTTGTATAAAATCCTTGAGATTTCAAAAACAGCAACGGAAGCCGAAATAAAAACAGCCTTCCGTAAACTTGCACGGATATACCACCCTGATGTCAACAAAGATGCATCAGGTATTGAACGTTTCAAAGAAATAAAAGAAGCTTATGAAATATTGATTAATCCTCAAGAAAAAAAATACTATGACCAATACAAAGGTTACATCAATAATCGTCAAAACCAATCTCAAGCAAAAAAAGCCTATAACAACAATGGTGAAAAAAGAACATATTCACCTCCTCCAAATGTAAAATACGAAACAAAAAGCAAATTTGATGAAAATTCAACTGACCATAAAAATGACAAAGAACCTTTTACTAAAGTCTTTAACGACATTTTAGAAGGACTATTTACGACCGAAAAAGGAACAGGTAAAAAGACAAACCGTAAACAAAAACCTATAAAAGGGACGGATATTACTATGAAAATCGAAATATCCTACCTTGAATCTTTAAACGGAACAAACAGAAAAGTAAATATCCTGCACACGGAGGTTTGTCCGAATTGTTGTGGCAACAAGTTTATCAATGGTGCTACTTGTCATTATTGCAAAGGTAAAGGGGAAATCTCTTTACATAAAAAATTAAATGTAAAAATACCCGCAAATGTTCCTCAAAACGCAAAAATAAGAGTTGCAAACGAAGGAAACAAGGGTCTTTATGGCGGAAAAAACGGTGATTTATTTCTTATTGTAGATATTGAAAATGATAAATTTTTCAAATATGAAGGACGAAACGTTATTTGTGAAATTCCAATAAGCCCCTATGAGGCAGCTCTGGGAACAAACATAGAAGTTCCGACCTTAGACGGAAAAGTCACAATGAAAATCCCGCCCTTGACATCTTCCGGGCAAAAGTTCAGACTAACACAAGAAGGGATTTTAGACCCTAAAACCTCAACAAAAGGCGATCAGGTCGTAACTATAAGAATTGAAATGCCTCAGGCACTGTCATTAGAAGAAATACAGCTATACGAAAAACTAAAAGCAATATCAAAAGAAGATGTGAGAAAGAATATTAAAAATGGAAAATGA
- a CDS encoding 7-carboxy-7-deazaguanine synthase QueE: protein MENDSKTKIKEIFTSIQGEGPYLGYKQLFIRFSRCNLHCNYCDTEFLADFETNKYSPLELAKKIKKDEIDSIHSISLTGGEPLIENQFLKEFLPLTNKKIYLETNGTLTEELKSVIKFIDYVSMDIKLNSAGGNGNLFDKHKDFIKICKDNKKEIFVKIVFDNNITDKEIKLSAELAKNADIELILQPMMAGKTLVVSSDKIIEVYDKFNNHYKKVRLIPQTHKFLDIE from the coding sequence ATGGAAAATGACTCTAAAACCAAAATTAAAGAGATTTTTACTTCAATTCAAGGAGAAGGACCTTATCTGGGATACAAGCAACTATTTATAAGATTTTCAAGATGCAACCTGCACTGCAACTATTGTGACACTGAATTTTTAGCTGATTTTGAAACAAATAAATACTCGCCTCTTGAATTAGCAAAAAAAATTAAAAAAGATGAGATTGATTCTATACACAGCATAAGTTTAACGGGTGGAGAACCTTTGATTGAAAATCAATTTTTAAAAGAATTTTTACCACTTACAAATAAAAAAATATATCTGGAAACTAACGGCACACTAACAGAAGAATTGAAATCCGTAATTAAATTTATCGACTATGTAAGCATGGATATCAAACTTAATTCAGCGGGTGGAAACGGCAATCTTTTTGACAAACATAAAGATTTTATAAAAATATGCAAAGATAACAAAAAAGAAATTTTTGTAAAAATAGTTTTTGATAACAACATAACCGATAAAGAAATAAAGCTCTCCGCAGAATTAGCAAAGAACGCCGATATAGAACTGATACTCCAACCTATGATGGCGGGAAAGACCCTTGTTGTATCTTCTGATAAAATTATTGAAGTTTATGATAAATTCAATAATCACTACAAGAAAGTACGTCTAATACCTCAAACTCACAAGTTTTTGGACATTGAATAA
- a CDS encoding DNA alkylation repair protein — protein MNSKKIIEEVKSFGNKDFAEHHQKFFQTQKGGYGEGDKFFGLKTPQIRTLAKKYKNLEIDTLQILLQNDFHEVRLLALFIMVYQYNKISEKRENIYELYRKNTKHINNWDLIDLTAYHIIGHHEYILNRTTLIWKLAKSKTLWNERISILSAFYNIKQNDFSLTLELCNFFIEHKHHLIHKATGWMLREIGKRDEKVLTDFLNKNSKIMPRTMLRYSIERLTKEQKNLYMKK, from the coding sequence ATGAACTCTAAAAAAATCATTGAAGAAGTTAAAAGTTTCGGAAATAAAGATTTTGCAGAACATCACCAAAAGTTTTTTCAAACTCAAAAGGGTGGCTACGGTGAAGGCGATAAATTTTTCGGGCTAAAAACGCCTCAAATAAGAACTTTAGCTAAAAAATATAAAAATCTCGAAATAGATACACTTCAAATTTTACTACAAAACGATTTCCATGAGGTCAGACTTTTAGCACTTTTTATAATGGTCTATCAATACAATAAAATTTCTGAAAAAAGAGAAAATATTTATGAACTGTATAGAAAAAACACAAAACACATCAACAACTGGGATTTAATTGATTTAACTGCCTATCACATAATAGGACACCACGAGTATATTTTAAACAGAACAACTTTAATTTGGAAGCTCGCCAAGTCTAAAACACTATGGAATGAAAGAATTTCAATCCTCTCTGCTTTTTATAACATAAAACAAAATGACTTTTCGCTTACGCTTGAGCTTTGCAACTTTTTCATTGAGCATAAACATCATCTAATCCACAAAGCTACAGGCTGGATGCTTAGAGAAATAGGAAAAAGAGATGAAAAAGTTTTAACAGATTTTTTGAACAAAAACAGTAAAATTATGCCCCGGACTATGCTCCGATATTCCATTGAAAGATTAACAAAAGAGCAAAAAAATTTGTATATGAAAAAATAG
- a CDS encoding ParA family protein: MTITIAVTGKSGSGKTTITKALYKIMREYYPEKSVLLFDNDLTGELGHSFGKDIRNTIYGIRSGKHEYKTGIPSNMTKQEYVEWALEDILEPLDDNTDIIVSWLIGSKDCRCPITKQINDALVKLINRYDIVIFDCEFDLKYLHQLVDVELDVTLIIAKPTEEAVHLAKRIEEFSAKYAAGAQMGVVLNKVKGTEKEPLFELLQKYNLETLGVIHDDRALKENPMEKDSETVTNEVKEFFYRLNLPRA; the protein is encoded by the coding sequence ATGACTATAACCATTGCTGTAACAGGTAAAAGCGGAAGCGGAAAAACAACTATCACAAAAGCTTTATACAAAATAATGAGAGAATATTACCCTGAAAAATCCGTCTTGCTTTTTGATAACGATTTAACAGGCGAATTAGGTCACAGCTTTGGCAAAGATATTAGAAACACAATATACGGAATAAGAAGCGGAAAACATGAATATAAAACCGGTATTCCAAGCAATATGACAAAACAAGAATATGTCGAATGGGCGTTAGAAGATATATTAGAGCCTCTTGATGACAACACCGATATTATTGTTTCTTGGCTGATTGGCTCTAAAGATTGCCGCTGCCCGATTACTAAGCAAATAAATGACGCACTTGTGAAACTTATCAACCGCTATGATATTGTTATTTTTGATTGTGAATTTGACTTGAAATACCTGCATCAACTTGTAGATGTTGAACTTGATGTAACTTTAATCATTGCAAAACCGACTGAAGAAGCCGTGCATCTGGCTAAAAGAATTGAAGAATTTTCCGCAAAATATGCAGCAGGAGCCCAAATGGGAGTCGTTTTAAACAAAGTTAAAGGCACTGAAAAAGAACCATTGTTTGAACTTCTACAAAAATACAATCTGGAAACTCTCGGGGTTATCCATGACGATAGAGCCCTAAAAGAAAATCCTATGGAAAAAGATTCTGAAACGGTTACAAATGAAGTAAAAGAATTCTTTTACAGACTAAATTTGCCCAGAGCTTAA
- the folD gene encoding bifunctional methylenetetrahydrofolate dehydrogenase/methenyltetrahydrofolate cyclohydrolase FolD — translation MTTILDGKALSLKITEKLSIETKSMIRKPKLAVVLVGNNPASQIYVRNKEKTAIKIGMHSLVLPLPEDISEQNLIEQINILNGDNDIDGILVQLPLPNHINEAKILEIIDPMKDVDGFHPINAGKLMTGQKPFAIPCTPKGIIELLNEYKVDIAGKNALVIGRSNIVGKPIAQLLLNKNATVTIAHSKTKNIEDIAKTMDIIVCAIGKPAFLTAEMVKENAVIIDVGINRVDGKLKGDVDFEKVKPKTSFITPVPGGVGPMTIAMLMQNTVNLYKLHN, via the coding sequence TTGACAACAATACTTGACGGAAAAGCACTTTCTTTAAAGATTACAGAAAAGCTATCCATAGAAACGAAATCAATGATTAGAAAGCCGAAACTTGCAGTTGTGCTAGTCGGCAACAACCCTGCAAGCCAAATATATGTTAGAAACAAAGAAAAAACAGCTATTAAAATCGGTATGCATTCATTGGTTTTGCCATTGCCTGAAGATATTTCAGAGCAAAATTTGATTGAACAAATAAACATTTTAAACGGCGACAATGATATAGACGGGATTTTGGTTCAATTGCCACTACCGAACCATATTAATGAGGCAAAAATACTTGAAATCATTGACCCAATGAAAGACGTGGACGGTTTTCACCCGATTAATGCAGGCAAATTGATGACGGGACAAAAACCTTTTGCAATTCCTTGCACCCCAAAAGGTATAATAGAACTTTTAAATGAGTATAAAGTTGATATCGCAGGCAAAAACGCTTTAGTAATAGGACGTTCAAACATTGTTGGCAAACCGATTGCACAACTTTTATTAAATAAAAATGCAACCGTCACAATTGCACACAGCAAAACAAAAAATATTGAAGATATAGCCAAAACAATGGATATAATTGTTTGTGCGATAGGCAAGCCTGCTTTTTTAACAGCTGAAATGGTCAAAGAAAATGCAGTGATAATTGATGTGGGCATCAATAGAGTTGACGGCAAATTAAAAGGTGATGTAGATTTTGAAAAAGTAAAACCAAAAACATCTTTTATAACGCCTGTCCCTGGTGGAGTCGGACCGATGACAATTGCAATGCTTATGCAAAACACAGTTAATTTATACAAACTTCACAATTAG
- a CDS encoding glycosyltransferase family 2 protein — protein MKSFYVVIPAFNPDENLIKLVEELCISFYPKEIIIVDDGSQSQAVFGKLVDKGVIILHHSENKGKGAALKTAFTYILAQVAPYGVLTMDADGQHLISDVLSIAQLSSKNPEAVVFGCRDFTSAGTPFRSFIGNKVASLFFKLKTHKDLLDTQTGLRAFHFSLLPDLLNLTGNGFDYEMEMCLYFCKKNIKIIEHSIQSVFIDKNRNSSFNPISDSYKVVKALFE, from the coding sequence ATGAAGAGTTTTTATGTCGTTATTCCTGCATTTAACCCTGATGAAAATTTAATAAAATTGGTTGAAGAGCTTTGTATTTCATTCTATCCAAAAGAAATAATTATTGTTGATGATGGTAGTCAATCTCAAGCTGTATTTGGAAAATTGGTAGATAAAGGTGTTATAATTTTACACCATAGTGAAAACAAAGGTAAAGGTGCAGCTTTGAAAACGGCGTTTACATATATTTTGGCTCAAGTTGCTCCTTACGGAGTGCTTACGATGGATGCTGACGGACAACATTTGATTTCTGATGTCCTTTCAATTGCTCAATTATCTTCGAAAAATCCTGAGGCTGTTGTCTTTGGGTGCCGTGATTTTACCTCTGCTGGTACGCCTTTTAGAAGCTTTATCGGCAATAAAGTTGCTTCTTTGTTTTTTAAGTTAAAAACACATAAGGATTTGCTTGATACTCAAACAGGTTTGAGAGCTTTTCATTTTTCATTGTTGCCCGATTTGTTAAATTTAACAGGTAATGGCTTTGACTATGAAATGGAAATGTGTCTTTATTTTTGTAAAAAAAATATAAAAATTATCGAGCATTCTATTCAGTCTGTATTTATCGACAAAAATCGGAATTCAAGTTTTAATCCAATTTCCGATTCTTATAAAGTTGTAAAAGCTTTGTTTGAATAG
- a CDS encoding TIM barrel protein, which yields MNNLHFLTAGTPLRVEGQGYEKAFQTLEELNLDGMELEFVHGVRMKPESQDFVKNIIKEKNFLLTAHGPYYINLNSKEPEKVEASIVRVLDTARMAQKLGLYSITFHAAFYMGGDKNVVQRQVEKTMTQICETLDKEKIDVWIRPETTGKPTQWGDLDEIIAISKNFDNVLPCVDFAHLHARYNGISNTYDEFSRILEKIGNELGQTAIDNFHAHLAGIAYGEKGEKKHLILEESDMNYKDLLKAFKKFDVKGALVCESPNIEDDTILLKHFYNSL from the coding sequence ATGAACAATTTACACTTTTTGACAGCCGGAACTCCTTTGAGAGTCGAAGGGCAAGGTTATGAAAAAGCTTTTCAAACCCTTGAGGAACTAAATTTAGATGGCATGGAATTAGAATTTGTACATGGCGTCAGAATGAAACCTGAATCTCAAGATTTTGTAAAAAATATAATTAAAGAAAAAAATTTTTTATTAACGGCTCACGGTCCTTATTATATTAATTTGAATTCAAAAGAACCTGAAAAAGTCGAGGCGAGTATCGTAAGAGTCTTGGATACTGCCAGAATGGCACAAAAATTGGGATTATATAGCATAACTTTTCACGCTGCATTTTATATGGGGGGCGATAAAAATGTTGTGCAAAGGCAAGTTGAAAAAACAATGACGCAGATTTGTGAAACTTTAGACAAAGAAAAAATTGATGTATGGATTAGACCTGAAACAACGGGGAAACCTACTCAATGGGGAGATTTAGATGAAATAATAGCTATTTCAAAAAACTTTGACAATGTTCTTCCCTGTGTTGATTTTGCTCATTTACATGCCCGCTATAATGGAATTTCAAACACTTATGATGAATTCTCTCGTATATTAGAAAAAATTGGCAACGAACTTGGGCAAACTGCTATAGATAATTTTCATGCCCATTTAGCAGGAATTGCATATGGAGAAAAAGGTGAAAAAAAACATTTGATTTTAGAAGAAAGTGATATGAATTACAAAGATTTGCTGAAAGCTTTTAAAAAGTTTGATGTCAAAGGTGCACTTGTATGTGAGAGCCCGAATATTGAAGATGATACAATTTTACTGAAACATTTTTATAATTCGCTTTAA